TGAAGCCCGAACGGATCCAGCACATATTGGTTGGTCTTGCCGGCGAGCGGACCGGCGTCGATCGCGATGGGCGCCATCGCGACACAGCCATGCGCTTCGAGCCACGCGATCGCGGCCGGCACGTCCTCGACCCTGAGGCCGAGATGGTTGCCGCCCAGATCGCAGTTGCGCGGCGGCGTCGCGGTCGCAGAACCCGGCTTGTCATACGCGACCAGCTGGAGGCACCCGCCGCCCGGAAACTGCAGCATGGCGAGCGTCAGCCGCGCACCGGCGACGTTGACGTGGGCCTCCATCCAGTCCCGGCCATCCGCGCCCGGCGGCATGTCCGCGGCATCGAGAGGCCCCATGCGGAACAGCTCGACCGCACCGAGCACGTCGCCATAGAAACGTAACGCGGCGTCGATATCGGCGACGGTGCGCGACATGTGATCAACTGTGAAAACCGGACGCTTGGTGCCTTCGATCGGCGTTTGCATGTCCCGCCACTCCTCGCTGTCGACAGGCAAGCTGACAGGCGGGAAACCCTCGATCAACGCACTGATTGCTTCACTTTTGTTGCGTAAAACGCAAACTAGCCTTGGGTCTTCGCGTCCGCGACGGCGCCGATCGGGGTGGGCCGAACGGGCATTCGCGGCTCGAACGCCCCCTGCGGGCGGGAAGGCGGCATCATGGCGCGAAGGTGATGCTCGCAGCCCCGTCCCTGGCAGCGCCCCATGCCGGTGCGGGTCAAGCGCTTGATCGCATTGGGTCCGGCATCGGGATTGCCGGCGATGGCGTCGGCCAGCGTGCCGCGCAGAATGTCCTCGCAGCGACAGATGACGGTGCCGTCATCGGCCAGGTGGGGCCAGAACGGCGTCGGGTCCGCCGTCGCCGCGAGCATCTCGGCGAAGCGCCGGGCCGAACGAAGGCGCCGCCTCGTCGGGCCGGCGCGACGCACGGCATCGCCGGACTCGATCGATCCCGAGTCGGAGGCGATGCCCAGACCGGCGATCACCCCCTCCAGCATCGAAACCTCGGCGCCGGCCACCCCCGTCACCTCTCCGGCGACATAGAGGCCGGGCACGCTTGCGCGCATCCATTCGTCATGGCGGATGCGCCAGCCGCCCGTCCCGGCGATCGGGATCGCATCGGCCCCGAGCGCGCGCGGCAGGTCGCTCTGCGGCAGGAATCCGAAGCACGTCGCGACCGAATCGCAGGCGATCGTCTCCGCGACCGGACCCGGCCTGCCGTCCACGAGCTTCGCGACCCGGACGGCCGCGACGCTCTCCCCGCCGTCCGCTGCCACGACGATCCGCCCGAACCGCACCGGCACGCCCGCCCGCGCGAGACGGGCCATCGCGCCCGCCGCGGCCGCGAGCGTGCCGGCATGGGCCATGGCCACGCCCGGCGCACGCAGCAGCGCCGCGCCGCGCGCCGGCGTCTGCGCGAAGAGGATTGCGGCCACCATACCGCCCGCCTTGACGATCTGATCGGCCAGGATGAGCTGCAGCGGATGCGTCCCCGCCAGCACGAACCGCTCGCCCGGCACGATCTGCTGCGCCTTGACGAACACCTGCACCGCGCCCGCGCTGGTCACGCCGGGCAAGGTCCAGCCGGGAAAGGCGACGGGCATGTCGTAGCAGCCGGTCGCGACGAGCAGGCGGCGCGCGCGCAGCATCGACGCTCCGCGAGGACCGGCGAGCATCAGGTCGAAACCGTCGTCGCTCCGATAGACCGAATGGACGGACTGGCCGGTCAGCACCCGCGCCGGCAGTGCCTCCGCGCGGGCAAGCTGCGCCTTCACCGCGCCATAGGCGCGGCCGGGCAACCAGTTGCCGACACGGAATGTCGCCGGGGGCTGCCGCAATATCTGCCCGCCCAGCCGCTGCTGCTCGTCCACGATGGCGACGGTCAGCCCGGCACCGGTCGCCACTTCGGCCGCCGCCATCCCCGCCGGCCCGCCGCCCACGATCGCGAGATCGACGACATCCGTCATGACAGGGGCTGCCCGGTCGCGATGCGCAGGCCTTCCTCGGCGGGAAGCAGGCAGGCGCGCACCGCGATGCCGCGCCCGTCGTCCAGCCGCACCATGCACTCGCAGCATGTCCCCATGTTGCAATAGAGGCCACGCGCGCAGCCATGCGCATCGATACGGAAACGCCGCCGCCCCGCAGCCGTCATCACCGCCGCGACGGTTTCCCCGGCAAATCCTCCGATCGGTTCGCCGTCGACGAAGATCGTCAGCGCGGCGCCACGCGCAACCTGGTCCGTGATCCGCATATCAGCCCATGAAGCTATTGAGATGCTCGTAGCGCGCCGGCGAGAAATCGGCGAGGTCGCCGGCATCCCGCCCCTCGACGATCGTATCGGCCAGCAGACGCGCGAAGGTCGGGCCGAGCGTAAAGGCCGATCCGCCCCCCGCGACATACACGCCGCGCATCCGCGGCACCTCCCCGACCACCGGCAGCTGGTCCGACGACACGGCGACCGTGCCCGTCCACGTCCGCACGAGGTTCAGCCCCGCGACACGTGGGACGATATCGGTCGCGGCGGCGAGGTTGCCCGCGATCGAGCCGGCGATCGGCGCGGGCGGACGCGACAGGTCGAAGCCGGTTCCGTCGGCGCGCTGCGCGAGCCGGCTCGGCCAGCCGCCGCCGATCAGCACGTTGCCCGCCCCCGCCTGCTTCATCGACAGCCGCCGCCCGACATGCTGCACCAGGTGCGGAATGAAGGGAGCGCAGCGCTCGGTCACGTTCATCGTCAGGCCGAGCGGGAAGACGGGCAGGTGCAGGTTGAGCATGGCGCCGATCGTCGCGATCCAGGCGCCGGCCGCGATCACCACGCGATCGGCGCGGACATGCAGCGCGCCGCATTGCGCCTCGAAACCGCCGGCGACCTTCCGCAGCCCACGGACGGGGCTGTGCGAGACGATCCGCGCGCCTTCGTGGACGGCCGCCGCCGCAAACGCCGGGGTCACCTTCTTGGGATCGGCATGGCCCTCGTCCGGCGCCCATAGCGCGGCGGCGACTTGCGGCCCCAGATACGGTGCGCGATCACGCGCCTGCCCGCCGTCGATCAGCCGCGTCGCCATGCCGGCCGCTTCTTCCAGCCGCGCCTTGCGGTCGAGCAGGTCCACCTGTTCGGGCGTCTCGGCGACCATCAGCCCGCCGTTCATCGCGACACCCAGCGGCGTGCCGAGCAGCGCCTCCAGCCCGCGCCATTCGTCGATCGCCCGACGATTGAGGCGGATGACGCGCGCGGCCTGCGCCATCACCGCATCGCCCTGCTCGAGAAAGCGCCGCTCCATCTGGAAATGGAGCGAGCCGGCATTCTGGCCGGAGGCGACGGCGTTGACGTCCCCCGCCTCGGCCACCAGCACGGACAGGCCGGCCCGCGCGAGATGGAATGCCGTGGCGCAGCCGACCAGGCCGCCGCCGACGATCAGGACGTCGGTTCGGCCCATGCGGCCCTGGCAGGCTCGACCTCGAGGCAGCCGAGCGAGCGCAAAGTTTCCGCGATCGTCGCGGCGTCCTCGGCCGACACGTCCCGGAACGGCGCGCGGACATAGCCGCCGGGCAGGCCCCGCGCGTTGAAGGCCGCCTTGAGGATCGCCGCGCCCGAACCGAACTTGCCGACGAGCCGCGGCGTGAACCAGTCGCGCATCAGCACGCGATCCTTGGCGCCGCACATCCGCGCCGCCTCGACGTCGCCCTTCCACAGATTGTCGAAGAAGCCGGTCTGGTAGCGCCCCAGCACGCCGCCCGCCCCCATCGTGCCATCCGCGTCATGGGCTTGCACCAGGGTGATACCGACCTCGTCCATCGTGACACCGAAGACCCGCACCTGATCCTTGAGCGCGAAGAAGGCATTCATGAACCGCGAGAGATCGGATGTCGATTGCTTGATGGCGACAACCGCATCGAGCTCCGCGAGCCGGCTGAGCAGCTCGATCGACATGTCAATGTTGGTACCCGGCGGCCAGTTGTAGATGCAGATCGGCAGGCGGCTGCGCTCTGCGATCTGGGTGTAGAAGGCCAGCAGATCGCCCTCGTCCGGCATGGCGTAGGGCGGCGGGGTCACCAGCACGCCGTCGAACCCGCAGCTGTGGGCATGATCGATATGTTCGACGACCTCGTCGGGCGTGAACGCGCTGCATCCCGCGATCAGCGGCAGCCGGCCGGCCATCTGCGCCGCCGCGGCCGAGAACAGCCTGTGGCGCTCCCCGCCGCGCAGGCTGAACCACTCGCCGGTCGTCCCGGCGATCACCAGGCCGTGCATACCTTCGGCGTGCAGCCATTCCAGCAGGCCGCCGAGGGCCGGAAGATCGAGCTGCCGATCCCTGTCGAACGGCGTCGTTATGGCAGGAAGATAACCGCGCCAGCCGACGCGCCCCCGTTTGTCACTCACGCGCTTTCCCTTACCCTGCCGCCGCAAGGAAGGCGGCCGCCCGGAATCATCTGCACGCATTGCCAGTGCGTCGTCCAGCGCACGCGATCGTGGACTTCTTTGCGTTTTTCGCAATATGCTGGTGCGGCAACGCGAGGAGGACCGCCCGCCGTGGAAGCAGGAATGCGCTATTTCTATGAGGCCGCGAACCAGGGATCGATGCGCCTCGCGAGCGAGAAGCTGGGGGTCGCCGTCTCGTCGATCAGCCGCCAGATCGCGCAGCTGGAAGCCGAGCTGGGCGTCCCCCTGATCGAACGCGGCCGCCGTTCGGTAAAGCTCACCGAGGCCGGGCGGCTGACCTACGAATTCCATCGTGCCAACATGATCGAGCAGGACATCTTCCGATCGAAGATCCACGGCCTGCGGGGCGTGCGCACCGGCCTGATCCAGCTCGCGGTCGGCGAGGGCTTTCTCGGCAGCGCCTTCTTCGAGACGGTCAACGCCTTCCACGCCACCAATCCGGGCCTTCGCATCGAAACCCACGTCGCCGCGACCAGCGAGATCGTCCGCATGGTGCAGGAGGACGAGGCCCATATCGGCCTGGTCCTGCAGATCGAGCCGGAGCCCAAGATCCGGATCCGTGTCTCGGCATCGCAGGATCTGATGGTGCTGACCCATCCCTCGCACCCGCTCACCCGCAAATCGGAAATCTCGATCGCGGATCTCGCGCAGCACGACCTGTGCCTTCCCCCGCGCGGCTTTCGCATCCGCCAGCTCCTCGCGAGCGCGGAGGCGGCGGCGGGAATCTATCTGGAGCCCGCGATCACCACGAGTTCGATCGTGATGATGCGGGACCTGGCGGCACAGGGGCGGGTCGCGACTGTCCTGCCGAGGATCGCGGTTCTGGGCGAACTCGGCTCCCGGCGGCTCACGGCCATCCCCTTTGCCGGCAACACGCTCGAATCGACATCGATCAACCTGATTTCGCGTCTCGGCCGGCAGCTGCATGGCGCTCCCGCCAAATTCATGGCGGTTCTCGAAGCGAAGATACGAGGCTGGGCCGGCTGACGGCGGCCGCGCGTTCGGCGTATGCCAGCGGCAGGCGACGGGCCTGCGCTTCAAGGGCGAAGTGGCTGATCCGCTGGCCGACGTCGATGGTGCAGAGCATCGCGGTGGATGCCCTTGGCCAGCGTGTAGGCGCCTACCACGGCCGCCGCGACGCCCGATCCGGCCCCCACCCCCAGGGACCAGCGCGGGCCGAAATGATCCGCCACGAAACCGGCGATCGGTGCCCCGATCGGCGTGCCGCCCAGCGCGACCCCGATGCGCAACGCCATCACCCGGCCGCGCATCGCCGGCTCGGTGGAAAGCTGCATCAGGCTGTTGCTGGTATTGGTGAAGGTCAGCGCCGCGATACCGATCACCACCAGAGCGGCGGCGAACAGCCAGTAACCCGGCGCGATCGCCGCCAACGCGCAGCCGATCCCGAAGACGGCGGCGCCACCGGCCAGTGCCTCGAATCGCGGCAGGTCGCGATGCGCGTTGAGCAGCGCACCGCTCATCGTCCCGATCGCCATGATCGAGGAAAGCAGACCGTAGCCGCGCGCATCGACGTGGAAAACGCTCACCGCCATCGTCGAGATGAAGATCGGGAAGTTGAGACCGAAGGTGCCGACCAGGAACAGCATCACCAGGATCGCCTGCAGATCCCGCCGCGCCCAGACGTAGCGGAACCCCTCGGTCAACCCTCCCCGCTTGCGCGCCGCGCGGGGGTTGGCGTGCAGATCCCCGGCGCGCAGCAGCAGCAGCGAGATCAGCACCGCGACGAAGGACAGGCCGTTGCCTAGGAAGGCCCAGCCCGTGCCGACGGTGGCGATGGCCAATCCCGATACGGCCGGCCCGATCATGCGGGCGGCATTGAACGAGGTTGAATTGAGCGCGACCGCATTGGCGAGGTCGGCGTCGCCGACCAGTTCCGCAACGAACGTCTGGCGAACCGGCGCGTCGAACGCGGCCGCGGTGCCGAACAGGAACGCGAAGAGATAGACCTGCCATAATTGCACGACGCCGGTGACGGTCAGCAGCCCGAGTGCCAGCGCCAGCACCGCCATCGCGCCCTGCGTCGCGATCAGCAGCTTGCGCTGGTTGAGCCGGTCCGCAGCCAGCCCCGTCCACGGCAGGAACAGCAATTGCGGCCCGAACTGCAGGCCCATGACGATGCCGACCGTCGATGCGCTGTGGTGGGTGAGCGTGGTGAGAACCAGCCAGTCCTGCGCGGTGCGCTGCACCCAGGTGCCGATGTTGGACACGAATGCCCCGGCCGCCCAGATGCGATAGTTGGTGCTGCGCAGTGACCGGAAGGCACCCATGCCGCTCACGGCGTCTCCACGACATCACCGCCATGGAAGCGGCCGAAATGACGGGCCGAGAACAGGCCGATAGCCACCATCCCCAGTCCGGTCGCCGCTGCGTCCGGCAGGGCGCGCGGATCGAACGCGCCGACGTGGCAGATCAGCCCATAAGCCACCGCGAGATTGAACAGCCCCCACAGCATGTTGACGGTCGACGACGACAGACCCTCGCCCGGCGGCGTGGCGAACGGGCTTTGGAACGGTCGTCCGGTCGCGCCGCTGACGACATGCGGAACCGCGTTCATCAGGAACAGCCCGCCGAAGAACCAGGACAGAAGATGGAGCCAGGTCATGTCAGGCGTCCCTTTGCGCGAGCAGATCGATGACGTCCTGCGCGGTGCCCGTCTCGCCAAGGCGCGGAAAAACATGGCCGATGCTGTAGGCATGGGCCTCGGCGCGGGTATCGGTCATCGCGTCGATCGCGAGCGTGACGTTGAAGCCCGCCTCATACGCCTGGCGTGCGGTCGATTCGACGCCGGTGCCGGTGGCCACACCGATCACCACCACCTGAGTGACGCCAATCGCCCGGAGGCGCGCTTCGATATCGGTGCTGGCGAAGGCGCCCCAGGTCTGCTTGGTCACGACGATGTCGCCCGGCTGGCGATCGAGTTCCGGTATCAGGTCCGCGAAACCCGGCGGCAGATCCCCGACGAAACGCCGCGGCTGCTCGGTACGGCCGGGCGCGACGCCCGCCACGTTGATCAGCACCACCGGCAGACGATGCGCACGAAACGCCAGGACGAGGGCGGCGGCACGCTCCACCACGGCGTCGATCGGATCGACGAGCGGCGCGCCGACGATCCCCTTCTGGAGATCCACGACAAGCAGCGCGGTATGGGTATCGAGGTCGGTCAACGGCATGGATCGCTCCTTCGCGGAGAGGGTTCAGTTTTCCACGAGACGTTGGAGAAGGGGTATCACCGCGACGAGCCGGGCCTGCTCGTCAGGAGACAGGCGCGCGTCGATCAGGCGTGCCAGCCAGTCCTGTCGGACGGCGCGCCCCTCGGCCATCCATGTCCGGCACTGGTCGGTCAGCGAAAGCAGCGTCTGCCGGCCATCCGAAGGGTCCGGCTGGCCTGCGACGAGGCCGGCGCCTTCCAGCGCGACGATGATCGCCCCCATCGATTGGGGCCGCATCCCCTCGCCCCGTGCGAGCGCCGACGTGGTCAGGGGACCATCCTGTTCCAGCCGGAGCAACACCGCGACCTGCGACGGCGTGAGGTCGCCGATATTCGCCTGCGCGCGAAGACGCCGCTTCAGCTTCCCCCCGAAACGACGAAGGTCGTGGGCGAGACCGTCGCTGGGGCGCGTCGCATGGCCGGAAACCGCATCTTCCATGCAGCTTCCGTAGTCATATGAAGCCTAACTGTAAAGTTGAACTTCATATAAGAAGTGCGTGTGTCATCGGCGCACATGCTGAAACGACAACGGCGGAGGACACCCCTTCCGGTGCCCTCCGCCGTCCCGTCCGTCGTACGATATCGGGCGCGAGCGCCTCAGACGCGCATCGGCATCAGCACATAGAGCGCCGGGGCCTTGTCGCCCTCGCGGATCAGCGTCGGCGCAGCGGCGTCGGCGAGGTGGACCTCCACCTCGTCGCTCTCGATCTGGCCGAGAATGTCCATCAGATAGCGGGCGTTGAAGCCGATATCGAAGCCCATCGAGGCATAGAGGCCCGGCACTTCCTCGGCCGCCGTGCCGTTCTCCGGCGAGGTGACCGACAGCGTGATCTTGTCGCGATCGAGCGTCATCTTCACCGCGCGCGTCTTTTCGGACGCGATGGTGGCGACGCGGTCGACGCCCTCCATGAAGCTCTTCGGATCGATCTTGAGCAGCTTGTCGTTGCCCGTCGGGATGACGCGCGAATAATCGGGAAAGGTGCCATCGATCAGCTTCGAGGTGAGGATGGCGGTGCCGAGGCCGAAGCGGATCTTGGTACCGGACAGCGACACCTCGACCGAGCCGTCCACCTCGTCGAGCAGCTTGCGCAGTTCGCCGACGCACTTGCGCGGGATGATCACGCCCGGCATCCCCGCCGCACCCTCGGGCTGCGCCACCGTCACGCGTGCGAGCCGGTGACCATCGGTGGCCGCCGCCTTCAGCACCGCGCCGTCCGCGCCCTCGTCGGCGGCATGGATGTAGATGCCGTTCAGATAATAGCGCGTCTCTTCGGTGGAGATCGCAAAGCGGGTCTTGTCGATGATCTGGCGCAGCGTCGCCGCCGGAAGATCGAACCTGGTCGGCAGGTCACCCTCGGCGATCACCGGGAAGTCGTCACGCGGCAGCGTCGCGAGGTTGAAGCGCGCACGGCCCGCCGTCACCAGCATCTTGCCCTCGGCGGCCGAGAGCTGGACCTGCGATCCCTCCGGCAGCTTGCGCACGATGTCGAAGAGGGTGTGGGCCGAGACCGTGGTCGCACCGGCTACGTCCACCGCGGCATCGACAGTCTCGACGATCTGCAGGTCGAGATCGGTCGCCATCAGCTTGAGCCCGCCGCCCGTCGCCGCTTCGATCAGGACGTTCGACAGGATCGGTATGGTGTTGCGCCGCTCCACCACGGACTGGACATGGCTCAGCCCCTTGAGAAGCGTTGCCCGCTCGATCGTCGCCTTCATTCCGTCCCCGCTTAAGCGCTGATTGGAGAGTGGTTATAGCGCGGCCTTCGCGCGCCGCCAGCCATTAAGAAAGGGGCCGGCGGATTGCTCCGCCGACCCCCGGTCGTTCCGTTTCGGTCGGTCAACCGATCAGAAGCGGAAGCCCGCGCCGAAGATCGCGGCATCGCGACCACCGAAATTGTCCTCATACTCGGTCCGGCGATATTCGGCCGAGATGTAGGTGCGCGGCGTCACCGAATATTCCAGGCCGCCGCCGTAGCGAACGCCCTCGAGGTTGGTGTGATCGCCCTGGAACTCGATGCGGGTCGTGTCGTAGCCGACCTTGGCAAAGGCCAGGATCTTCGGCGTCAGCACGTAGCCGGCGCGCGCCGAGATCGCGACGTCGCGCGAGGCGTGGAAGCCGAGGCCCTTGGTGGTCGAATCCTCGAAGGTCGCTTCGCCGCCGAGCGTGATCTTCGGCGTCACGGCGTAATCGTAGCCGAAGGCGCCGCCATAGGTGAAGCCGTCCTGGCCATGGGTCTTGTCATAGCCGAGGGTGACGCCGAGGCGCGCACCGGTGAACGGGGCGGCGTCCTGCGCGAAGGCGGGGGCGGCAACGGCCAGGGCCGCGACGGCGGCGAGAAGAATACGCATAAACTTACTCCTTACGCTTGCGTCCCGGCTAATTGAGGGGGATGCCGTGGATCGCGGCGGGGCCATTGGGCGCCGCAACATGAACGTCACATAAACGTAACGGGGACTGTTGCAGTGCCGCAACGCAGGGGTGGAAAGCTGGGCGCAAAGGTTGAAATCGGTCCATGGCGGCCCACCCGGCTGATCCTGATCGGATTGGCGCTGTTTCCGGCAGGACGTGCATGGGCAGCGACGGACCGTACATCTCTGGCCGTTTTCCGCAGCTGGGGCGCGTTTCGCGAAGGGTCTGCGGAAGCGCCGGCGCGATGCTACGCGATCTCCGAGCCACCCCCCGCAAGTGCGAACGCCGGGCGTGGCGCTTTTGCATCAGTGGGGAGCTGGCCGGGAAGGAGAATCCGCGCGCAGGTGGCGATCCGGCTCAGCCATCCGACCGGCGACGGCAGCCGGGTGACGCTCAGCATCGGCGACTCGGCCTTCCCCCTTATCGTGCGCGGCCAGAGCGCCTGGGCGCACGACCGCCGGCAGGATGCGGCGATCGTCGCGGCGATGCGATCGGGCAGCTCGATGAGCGTCAGCGCGGTGGGCGCCAACGGCAACGCCTTCGCCGACGCCTATCGCCTGCGCGGCGCCGCGAGCGCGATCGACGCGGCGATGCTCGCCTGCCCGCTGCGCTGAGCGGACACATTTCGTTACAGTCCCGACGTAGAGCATCTCGGAACCGTCCCCGAACTGAAAGCCGGGCGTCTTAACCGGCGTCCGACCGGGCTAAACCAGCGCCCGCCCAAGGGGACCGACCTTCATGCGAACTTGTTTTCCGGCCGCCTCGGCAGCCGTGCTCTCGCTTGCGCTCGCCACGCAGGCCCACGCCCAGACGCACACCGCTCCCGCTCCCGCCGAAGTGGCGGGCGACGGCCTGGGCGACATCGTCGTCACCGCGATGAAGCGCGAGACCAACCTGCAGAGCACCCCGATCGCCATCTCGGTGGTCAATGCCCAGGCCCTGAAGGATCGCCACGTCCAGAGCCTGCTCGATTTCGCCGACGGCGCGGTGCCCGGCCTGCGCGTCGCCACGTTCGAGGCGCGCCAGTCCGCGCTCACCATCGGTATTCGTGGCATCGTACCGCTCGACGCCAACCAGCCTGCGCGCGAGCAGGGCGTCGGCGTCTATATCGACGGCGTCTATATGGGCCGCCAGCACGGCCTCAATGCCGCCCTGTTCGACGTCGAGCGGATCGAGGTGCTGAAGGGTCCGCAGGGCACCCTGTTCGGCCGCAACACCGAAGGCGGCGCGCTCAGCATCGTCAGCAAGGCGCCGAGCGGCAAGTTCGAGGGCCGCGTGTCGGGCGGCATCGGCAATTACGGGTCGCACAATGCCGAGTTGCACCTCGATCTGCCCGAGGTGCACGGCTTCTCCTTCAAACTCGACGGCGTACTCCAGCACCAGGACGCGACCACCAGGAACCCGCTCACCGGCCAGACGGGCTGGAACTATTACGACCGCAAGGGCATTCGCGGCGCCGTCCGCTGGAAGCCGGTCGACGGCATCACCAACGATTTCTCGGTCGATGTCAGCCGCGATTCCAACTCGCCCTTCTACAGCCAGCTGCTCAACTACAACCCGAACAACTGCGTCGCCGGGCCGCAGTCCGCCTCGCCGAACTGCGTGCTGCCCGGCACCCAGTACGATACGCTCACCGGCGCGCCGCGCCCGACCCTGCCCGGCGTGGTCGTCGAGGGGAAGGACCGCATGACGGTCGCCGACATCGGCGTGCCGCAGCAGCCCAGCGTCGACAAGACCCACGGCTTCACCAACAATTTCAAGTGGAAGGTCGCGCCCGAACTGGAGCTGCGATCGATCACCGCGTGGCGCGGCGTCGATGTCGCGCAGTGGGACAATAGCGGCGGCGCGCACCGCCCGCCGGTCGTGGCACCCGGCTGCACCGGCGCCACCGCCTGCAACTTCAGCCGCTACAGCCTCGCCAACCTGCGCCAGCGCCAGTTCAGCCAGGAATTGCAGGCGGTCGGTTCGCTCGGCCGGGTCGATTACGTGGCCGGCCTCTATTATTTCAACGAGCATGTGAGCGACGACGCCGCCACGCCGGCGTCCATGCGGATCACCGGCTATACCACCGCAGGCCAGACCAGCGGCTACAATTACGAAGTCCTCGATCCGTGCTTCTTCAACGGCACGACACCCGCCGGATCACAGCCCGGCTGCCAGTCCATCGACCGCGCCTCGAAGGTCAATTCGAAGAGCTACGCCGTCTACGGCCAGGCGACCTGGCACCTGACCGACGCGCTCCACCTGACCGCCGGCGGCCGCTACACCCACGATCGCAAGCGCGGCGAGCTGCTGCTCTCGCGCAACGTCGCCCCGGTCGCGGGCGTGAACGGGTATGAGCCGCTGCGCGAATCGTGGAATCGCTTCAATCCGATGGTGACGGTCGCCTACGACGTCAGCCGCGATGTCCATGTCTACGCCAAATATGCGACCGGCTATCGCGCGGGCGGCGCCAGCTCGCGCACGTCCAACTACCAGGCGTTCGATCCGGAAGACGTGAAATCCTACGAGATCGGCCTGAAGACCGATTTCTGGGACCGCCGCGGCCGCTTCAACCTCGCCGGCTTCGTCATGGACCGCAAGGACAGCCAGGTGGACATCAGCTCGATCCAGTTCGTCGGATCGAGCAGCTTCAACAACCTCGTCACGATCAATGCGCCGGGCACCACCAAGATCCGGGGCATCGAGGCCGAGCTGACCCTGCAGCCGGTCGAGCGCCTGACGCTCAGCGCCTCCTACGCCTACACCTATACGAAGATCCCGCTGGTGCCGATCACGGTGAATGCCGGCGG
The nucleotide sequence above comes from Sphingomonas oryzagri. Encoded proteins:
- a CDS encoding VOC family protein → MQTPIEGTKRPVFTVDHMSRTVADIDAALRFYGDVLGAVELFRMGPLDAADMPPGADGRDWMEAHVNVAGARLTLAMLQFPGGGCLQLVAYDKPGSATATPPRNCDLGGNHLGLRVEDVPAAIAWLEAHGCVAMAPIAIDAGPLAGKTNQYVLDPFGLQLEIVD
- a CDS encoding FAD-dependent oxidoreductase, which encodes MTDVVDLAIVGGGPAGMAAAEVATGAGLTVAIVDEQQRLGGQILRQPPATFRVGNWLPGRAYGAVKAQLARAEALPARVLTGQSVHSVYRSDDGFDLMLAGPRGASMLRARRLLVATGCYDMPVAFPGWTLPGVTSAGAVQVFVKAQQIVPGERFVLAGTHPLQLILADQIVKAGGMVAAILFAQTPARGAALLRAPGVAMAHAGTLAAAAGAMARLARAGVPVRFGRIVVAADGGESVAAVRVAKLVDGRPGPVAETIACDSVATCFGFLPQSDLPRALGADAIPIAGTGGWRIRHDEWMRASVPGLYVAGEVTGVAGAEVSMLEGVIAGLGIASDSGSIESGDAVRRAGPTRRRLRSARRFAEMLAATADPTPFWPHLADDGTVICRCEDILRGTLADAIAGNPDAGPNAIKRLTRTGMGRCQGRGCEHHLRAMMPPSRPQGAFEPRMPVRPTPIGAVADAKTQG
- a CDS encoding (2Fe-2S)-binding protein, producing MRITDQVARGAALTIFVDGEPIGGFAGETVAAVMTAAGRRRFRIDAHGCARGLYCNMGTCCECMVRLDDGRGIAVRACLLPAEEGLRIATGQPLS
- a CDS encoding NAD(P)/FAD-dependent oxidoreductase, translating into MGRTDVLIVGGGLVGCATAFHLARAGLSVLVAEAGDVNAVASGQNAGSLHFQMERRFLEQGDAVMAQAARVIRLNRRAIDEWRGLEALLGTPLGVAMNGGLMVAETPEQVDLLDRKARLEEAAGMATRLIDGGQARDRAPYLGPQVAAALWAPDEGHADPKKVTPAFAAAAVHEGARIVSHSPVRGLRKVAGGFEAQCGALHVRADRVVIAAGAWIATIGAMLNLHLPVFPLGLTMNVTERCAPFIPHLVQHVGRRLSMKQAGAGNVLIGGGWPSRLAQRADGTGFDLSRPPAPIAGSIAGNLAAATDIVPRVAGLNLVRTWTGTVAVSSDQLPVVGEVPRMRGVYVAGGGSAFTLGPTFARLLADTIVEGRDAGDLADFSPARYEHLNSFMG
- a CDS encoding dihydrodipicolinate synthase family protein, whose product is MSDKRGRVGWRGYLPAITTPFDRDRQLDLPALGGLLEWLHAEGMHGLVIAGTTGEWFSLRGGERHRLFSAAAAQMAGRLPLIAGCSAFTPDEVVEHIDHAHSCGFDGVLVTPPPYAMPDEGDLLAFYTQIAERSRLPICIYNWPPGTNIDMSIELLSRLAELDAVVAIKQSTSDLSRFMNAFFALKDQVRVFGVTMDEVGITLVQAHDADGTMGAGGVLGRYQTGFFDNLWKGDVEAARMCGAKDRVLMRDWFTPRLVGKFGSGAAILKAAFNARGLPGGYVRAPFRDVSAEDAATIAETLRSLGCLEVEPARAAWAEPTS
- a CDS encoding LysR family transcriptional regulator; this translates as MRYFYEAANQGSMRLASEKLGVAVSSISRQIAQLEAELGVPLIERGRRSVKLTEAGRLTYEFHRANMIEQDIFRSKIHGLRGVRTGLIQLAVGEGFLGSAFFETVNAFHATNPGLRIETHVAATSEIVRMVQEDEAHIGLVLQIEPEPKIRIRVSASQDLMVLTHPSHPLTRKSEISIADLAQHDLCLPPRGFRIRQLLASAEAAAGIYLEPAITTSSIVMMRDLAAQGRVATVLPRIAVLGELGSRRLTAIPFAGNTLESTSINLISRLGRQLHGAPAKFMAVLEAKIRGWAG
- a CDS encoding MFS transporter, whose protein sequence is MGAFRSLRSTNYRIWAAGAFVSNIGTWVQRTAQDWLVLTTLTHHSASTVGIVMGLQFGPQLLFLPWTGLAADRLNQRKLLIATQGAMAVLALALGLLTVTGVVQLWQVYLFAFLFGTAAAFDAPVRQTFVAELVGDADLANAVALNSTSFNAARMIGPAVSGLAIATVGTGWAFLGNGLSFVAVLISLLLLRAGDLHANPRAARKRGGLTEGFRYVWARRDLQAILVMLFLVGTFGLNFPIFISTMAVSVFHVDARGYGLLSSIMAIGTMSGALLNAHRDLPRFEALAGGAAVFGIGCALAAIAPGYWLFAAALVVIGIAALTFTNTSNSLMQLSTEPAMRGRVMALRIGVALGGTPIGAPIAGFVADHFGPRWSLGVGAGSGVAAAVVGAYTLAKGIHRDALHHRRRPADQPLRP
- a CDS encoding isochorismatase family cysteine hydrolase translates to MPLTDLDTHTALLVVDLQKGIVGAPLVDPIDAVVERAAALVLAFRAHRLPVVLINVAGVAPGRTEQPRRFVGDLPPGFADLIPELDRQPGDIVVTKQTWGAFASTDIEARLRAIGVTQVVVIGVATGTGVESTARQAYEAGFNVTLAIDAMTDTRAEAHAYSIGHVFPRLGETGTAQDVIDLLAQRDA
- a CDS encoding MarR family winged helix-turn-helix transcriptional regulator: MEDAVSGHATRPSDGLAHDLRRFGGKLKRRLRAQANIGDLTPSQVAVLLRLEQDGPLTTSALARGEGMRPQSMGAIIVALEGAGLVAGQPDPSDGRQTLLSLTDQCRTWMAEGRAVRQDWLARLIDARLSPDEQARLVAVIPLLQRLVEN